The Methanocella arvoryzae MRE50 genome includes a region encoding these proteins:
- a CDS encoding peroxiredoxin family protein, producing MYKMILRLDVGSRAEDARLKNADGKDVSLSDYIGRSNLVMIFFLGGFDLHSMRSLRDFIDRYQDLRELGADVIAITPELPGKVKTITENLKPPFTLLSDPELDSVRKYDVYNPTTNWTWPAAFIIDKDGVIQYAYRGASPPNVPDLGYITMKLRQMAGAK from the coding sequence ATGTACAAGATGATCTTAAGGCTGGACGTGGGCAGCCGGGCGGAGGACGCCAGGCTGAAAAACGCCGATGGCAAAGACGTTTCCCTCAGCGACTACATAGGCAGGAGCAACCTCGTGATGATCTTCTTCCTCGGCGGCTTCGACCTGCACTCGATGCGCAGCCTCCGGGACTTCATCGACAGGTACCAGGACCTGAGAGAGCTCGGCGCAGACGTGATAGCTATCACCCCCGAGCTCCCCGGCAAGGTGAAGACGATCACCGAAAACCTCAAGCCGCCGTTTACGCTGCTGAGCGATCCTGAGCTCGACTCGGTCAGGAAGTACGACGTCTACAACCCCACGACCAACTGGACCTGGCCCGCTGCCTTCATCATCGACAAGGACGGCGTCATCCAGTACGCTTACCGCGGGGCCAGCCCGCCCAACGTGCCCGACCTCGGGTATATCACCATGAAGCTCAGGCAGATGGCCGGCGCTAAGTAA
- a CDS encoding bifunctional (p)ppGpp synthetase/guanosine-3',5'-bis(diphosphate) 3'-pyrophosphohydrolase: MQKPSLEDVIILATQSHKGQRDRADLPYILHPLRVMMEMDPADEDAMIVAVLHDVVEDTSVTLSDLQSKGYPDNIVDALDCLTKRTNPAEAGSGVYDINGKERYSYYIRRIKQNPLATKVKIADLRHNSDLGRLRKVESWDLKRLDRYQRALMYLTNRYGSPDILVD, from the coding sequence ATGCAGAAGCCTTCCCTCGAAGACGTGATCATTCTCGCCACCCAGTCCCACAAAGGCCAGCGGGACCGGGCTGACCTGCCCTACATTCTCCATCCGCTCAGGGTGATGATGGAAATGGACCCGGCCGACGAGGACGCCATGATCGTGGCGGTCCTCCACGACGTGGTCGAGGACACCAGTGTCACGCTCAGCGACCTCCAGTCGAAAGGCTACCCGGACAACATCGTCGATGCCCTCGACTGCCTCACCAAGAGAACCAACCCCGCCGAGGCCGGATCGGGTGTCTACGACATAAATGGCAAGGAGAGGTACAGCTATTATATCAGGCGCATTAAGCAGAACCCCCTCGCCACGAAAGTCAAGATCGCCGACCTCAGGCACAACTCCGACCTCGGCCGCCTCAGGAAGGTCGAATCCTGGGATTTGAAGAGGCTGGACAGATACCAGAGGGCGCTGATGTACTTGACTAACAGGTACGGGTCGCCGGACATCCTGGTGGACTAA
- a CDS encoding S8 family peptidase, giving the protein MANNSRVESVKKDTYMFLNKTRTIQTKPEITYPEELKKKGIGYKSDRVTVGFWKLPASLDEFGKKYGGKLVQPTDGDLKLQSIVYETDNIDNFINKASSDPYVSNICPAITGHIDGYSPNDPGFTSGNQNYLNSIYVPDAWNYQKGDSNIIVAVLDTGVWSGHPDLTGRILSGYNFISNNANTNDDNGHGTMMSGIIAATIDNGVGIAGVSQSRILPVKIMDSAGSTDSIYARQGVEYAASHGARVISMSFEIDGDDPNLRQAIDNAYGAGCVLVASTGNTYPQANSIIIKYPAGYGNVIAVGAIDNSNNRMGISNYGPHVDVVAPGVQIACTQIGSTPQTQYGTASDTSPAAALVSGVAALVVSQNPSYSSWKVGDVLRRTAIDLGPSGFDNEYGYGKVNAYSAVTTGTIGFGGSGSLPAPNYYGWCTYSVPVDSYTTVVMVGNENADFDIYAKWNSLPTTSSYDAKSDSVDSLERLTIKGSGTLYVMVISYSGSGNFKLYIMNGNPSYVSTSGGIISAGGTNSATFQNNGEGRCYTFNSGPDGSNFNLYLRWNAPVSTTSYDATGQSIDAQEIALTSSWGGTLNNMIYAQTGGGEYRALSLIY; this is encoded by the coding sequence ATGGCAAATAATTCCAGGGTAGAATCGGTGAAGAAAGACACCTACATGTTCCTCAATAAAACGCGTACTATCCAGACTAAGCCCGAAATAACCTATCCTGAAGAGTTAAAAAAGAAGGGTATTGGTTATAAATCGGATAGAGTAACAGTCGGTTTTTGGAAGCTTCCAGCATCCCTGGATGAATTTGGGAAAAAATACGGAGGCAAACTAGTTCAACCTACCGATGGAGATCTAAAATTGCAATCAATTGTCTATGAAACTGATAATATAGACAATTTCATTAACAAAGCATCAAGCGATCCATATGTAAGCAATATCTGCCCTGCTATAACTGGACATATTGATGGTTACTCGCCAAATGATCCCGGTTTCACAAGTGGCAATCAGAACTATTTAAATTCAATTTATGTTCCGGATGCATGGAACTATCAGAAAGGTGATAGTAATATCATAGTAGCCGTTCTTGATACCGGTGTTTGGAGCGGCCACCCCGACTTAACTGGACGTATATTGAGTGGTTATAATTTTATTAGTAATAATGCTAACACGAATGATGATAATGGGCATGGCACAATGATGTCCGGTATCATCGCTGCCACAATAGATAATGGGGTAGGTATTGCAGGTGTATCCCAATCGAGGATACTACCAGTTAAGATTATGGATAGCGCTGGAAGTACCGATTCGATCTATGCAAGACAGGGAGTAGAGTATGCAGCAAGCCATGGTGCAAGAGTAATAAGCATGAGTTTTGAGATAGACGGCGATGATCCAAACCTTCGGCAAGCAATTGATAATGCCTATGGTGCAGGGTGCGTTTTAGTTGCCTCTACTGGAAACACATACCCACAAGCCAATAGTATTATAATAAAATATCCGGCAGGATATGGAAATGTAATCGCTGTTGGAGCAATTGATAATAGTAACAACCGTATGGGAATCTCAAATTATGGCCCCCATGTTGATGTCGTGGCCCCTGGTGTACAAATAGCCTGTACACAAATTGGATCAACACCACAAACACAATATGGAACAGCCAGCGACACCTCTCCTGCCGCTGCTCTGGTTTCAGGTGTTGCCGCTTTAGTGGTATCACAGAACCCTTCGTACAGCAGTTGGAAGGTTGGAGATGTACTTAGAAGAACCGCTATTGATTTAGGTCCAAGTGGATTTGATAATGAGTATGGCTACGGTAAAGTCAACGCATATTCTGCAGTTACGACCGGGACGATAGGATTCGGAGGATCTGGTAGCCTACCTGCGCCGAATTATTATGGTTGGTGTACCTACAGCGTACCTGTCGATTCGTATACAACTGTAGTTATGGTCGGAAATGAAAATGCGGATTTCGACATCTATGCTAAGTGGAATTCGTTGCCTACGACAAGCAGCTATGATGCTAAGTCAGATTCCGTGGATTCCCTTGAACGCTTGACGATCAAAGGGTCAGGAACACTGTATGTGATGGTAATATCATATAGTGGTAGCGGCAATTTCAAGTTATATATAATGAATGGTAATCCATCGTATGTATCAACAAGCGGTGGAATTATTTCCGCAGGTGGTACAAACTCCGCAACATTCCAAAACAATGGTGAAGGAAGATGTTATACATTCAATTCAGGCCCCGATGGAAGTAACTTTAACTTGTACCTGAGATGGAATGCACCAGTGTCTACGACAAGCTATGATGCAACAGGCCAAAGCATAGATGCGCAGGAAATTGCGTTAACTTCATCGTGGGGAGGCACGTTGAACAACATGATATATGCGCAAACAGGAGGAGGGGAATATAGAGCATTAAGCTTAATATATTAA
- a CDS encoding ORC1-type DNA replication protein: protein MNSAEDKSLDNIFQNLLSMKGIFQNREVLRSSYTPDYLPHRMDQINAVAEILVSALRGESPSNILIYGKTGTGKTATLESVSKKLMDLAEKMNVECRVLFINCERIDTQYRILAHLARHYNREVPITGWPTDQVFNEFRDALDKKEQVAIIILDEIDNLVKKSGDDILYNLSRINSDLKKAKVSIIGISNDLTFTDYLDPRVKSSLGEEEIIFPPYNALQLSDILEQRSKMAFKENTLEPSVIPLCSAFAAQEHGDARKALDLLRVSGEIAERSRDSVVKEEHVRRAREKIEQDRITEVVRTLPTQSKLVLYSIVLLDKGNDTHELNTGDVYNVYRRLCRMIDSDVLTQRRVTDLISELDMLGIVNATVVSKGRYGRTKEIALSVPAESTRKVLLDDYRLRSLKDSKPFYNQQRL, encoded by the coding sequence GTGAACAGCGCAGAAGATAAGTCCCTCGACAACATCTTCCAAAACCTGCTCAGCATGAAGGGCATATTCCAGAACCGTGAAGTTCTCCGTTCATCTTACACTCCTGACTACCTGCCTCACAGGATGGACCAGATCAACGCTGTGGCAGAGATTCTCGTATCGGCTCTCAGGGGCGAATCGCCGTCCAACATCCTGATCTACGGCAAAACCGGCACTGGGAAGACTGCTACGCTCGAGAGCGTGAGCAAGAAACTCATGGATCTGGCGGAAAAAATGAACGTCGAGTGCAGGGTCCTCTTCATCAACTGCGAGCGCATAGACACGCAGTACAGGATCCTCGCCCACCTCGCCAGGCACTACAACCGGGAAGTACCAATCACCGGCTGGCCCACCGACCAGGTGTTCAACGAGTTCCGGGACGCGCTGGACAAGAAAGAGCAGGTCGCCATCATCATCCTGGACGAGATCGACAACCTGGTAAAGAAGAGCGGCGACGACATTCTCTACAATTTATCGCGCATCAACTCTGACCTTAAAAAGGCCAAAGTCAGCATCATCGGCATCTCCAACGACCTCACGTTCACCGACTACCTGGATCCCAGAGTCAAATCGTCCCTGGGCGAGGAGGAGATCATCTTTCCGCCATACAATGCCCTGCAGCTCAGCGATATTCTGGAGCAGCGCAGCAAGATGGCGTTCAAGGAAAATACCCTCGAACCCTCGGTTATACCGCTGTGCTCGGCCTTCGCGGCCCAGGAGCACGGCGATGCGAGAAAGGCGCTCGACCTGTTGAGGGTATCGGGCGAGATCGCCGAGCGCTCTAGAGACTCGGTTGTCAAAGAAGAGCACGTGCGCAGGGCCAGAGAGAAGATCGAGCAGGACCGGATCACCGAGGTCGTCCGGACGCTGCCGACCCAGAGCAAGCTCGTGCTGTACAGTATAGTGCTGCTCGACAAGGGCAACGATACCCACGAGCTCAACACCGGTGACGTGTATAACGTCTACCGCCGGCTGTGCCGCATGATCGACTCCGACGTGCTCACCCAGCGCAGGGTCACAGACCTGATCAGCGAGCTGGACATGCTGGGCATCGTCAACGCCACCGTAGTCAGCAAAGGCAGGTACGGCAGAACCAAGGAAATCGCGCTGAGCGTGCCGGCGGAGAGCACCCGCAAAGTCCTCCTCGACGACTACCGGCTGAGGTCGCTCAAGGATAGCAAGCCGTTCTACAACCAGCAACGGCTGTAA
- a CDS encoding S26 family signal peptidase — MEPRSSRGLAAIFMSKDFWIELAKDLAFTAGFVLVLVGLLYAYSGVWPPMVAVEGHSMLPNLKPDDLIIMQSLDRASVTTYNEAVDRGYKAFNDFGDVIVFKPMGDSTVTPVIHRAMYYVEEGQPMWTGGPPAPHSGYITQGDNNYLYDQSSPISQNQPVKKEWVLGVSQFRIPYLGKLRTLLGV, encoded by the coding sequence ATGGAACCTCGAAGCTCCCGGGGCCTGGCAGCCATCTTTATGTCGAAGGACTTCTGGATCGAGCTGGCCAAGGATCTGGCCTTCACGGCAGGCTTCGTGCTCGTGCTCGTCGGGCTGCTGTACGCCTACTCCGGGGTGTGGCCCCCGATGGTCGCCGTCGAAGGGCATAGCATGCTCCCCAACCTGAAGCCCGACGACCTCATTATTATGCAGAGCCTCGACCGGGCCAGCGTAACCACGTATAACGAAGCCGTCGACCGGGGCTACAAGGCGTTCAACGACTTCGGGGACGTGATCGTCTTCAAGCCTATGGGCGACTCCACAGTGACGCCCGTCATCCACCGGGCCATGTACTACGTAGAAGAAGGCCAGCCCATGTGGACCGGCGGACCTCCGGCACCTCACTCCGGCTACATCACCCAGGGCGACAACAACTACCTGTACGACCAGTCCAGCCCTATCTCCCAGAACCAGCCTGTGAAAAAAGAGTGGGTCCTCGGGGTCTCGCAGTTCAGGATACCATACCTGGGGAAGCTAAGGACGTTGCTCGGGGTATAG
- a CDS encoding S26 family signal peptidase — protein MDIIRKFLKSKNFWVSTAREFLFAFAFIAVVAGALYAYSGAWPPLVSVNGLSMHPHMQDGDLILIQKLSSDQIQTYEEAKLSGYKTFDGYGDVLVYRPFGRTDITPVIHRAMSRVNASSPMWEGSTLAPNSGFVTQGDNNYLFDQSCAICPNTPVQEDWILGVARFRIPYLGYVRSLIGIFGL, from the coding sequence GTGGACATTATAAGGAAATTTTTGAAGAGCAAGAACTTCTGGGTTTCTACGGCGAGGGAATTCCTGTTCGCCTTCGCCTTCATCGCGGTGGTAGCAGGGGCGCTGTACGCGTATTCGGGGGCATGGCCGCCGCTGGTGAGCGTAAACGGCCTCAGCATGCACCCGCACATGCAGGACGGAGACCTCATTCTCATACAGAAGCTGAGCTCCGACCAGATCCAGACCTATGAAGAGGCTAAACTGTCAGGCTACAAGACTTTTGACGGCTACGGCGACGTGCTCGTCTACAGGCCCTTCGGGCGGACCGATATTACGCCCGTGATCCACCGGGCCATGTCCCGGGTCAACGCGTCGAGCCCCATGTGGGAAGGCAGCACCCTTGCGCCCAACAGCGGCTTCGTCACTCAGGGCGACAACAACTACCTGTTCGATCAGAGCTGCGCCATCTGCCCGAACACGCCTGTCCAGGAAGACTGGATCCTCGGGGTGGCCAGGTTCAGGATACCGTATCTGGGGTACGTGCGGAGCCTGATCGGCATATTCGGGCTGTGA
- the lysS gene encoding lysine--tRNA ligase produces the protein MVHRVFWADTLADEVIERYGKDGEVDDTVVVKCAASPSGGKHIGNINDILRGYFIKESLKSMGVRTRHVHTSDDRDPLRKIPERMPDREGNWKILTEQELKELNKYVGLPYVHVPDPFGCCKSWAEHFNNVWLDGVRSLGVEVEDYSNHALYNEGKFEAPTRTILSDIPLAREVISKYQKNTPEDYIPFNPICENCGRITAKAVSVDLDNWTVDYVCESKSLAGEFEVPGCGHKGTTSLNNGKLPWRFEWPSQWQIFDVKMEPFGKDHYEGSWPSGQEISKVILKRQPPVYSVYEFFLVNSAKMSTRHGNVYITQDMNKIMEPEAFLYFYSLNPMKQKNLEVKNINFLVDGFDRFERLYYNEVEAADAEEKELADRVYPMLPIEKRRKIRIPYTFAAMVSVSKNEEHILRTLKKTGHLPADATKEQEQDALTRVKLAGYWARNFGPEEYNISIKEDLEIPADITDAEKDALREMADYIEARHTEEETQYEIFEMAKRRDIKPARLFKTAYTLLLGKPRGPKLGPFVLALDTEFVTKRLRLEA, from the coding sequence ATGGTTCACAGGGTTTTCTGGGCAGACACTCTAGCCGACGAAGTGATCGAGCGCTACGGCAAGGACGGCGAAGTCGACGACACTGTCGTCGTCAAGTGCGCGGCGTCGCCCTCGGGCGGCAAGCACATCGGCAACATCAACGACATTCTCAGAGGATATTTCATCAAGGAGTCGCTCAAGAGCATGGGCGTCAGGACGAGGCATGTCCACACCAGCGACGACCGTGATCCATTGAGAAAGATCCCGGAGAGGATGCCCGACCGTGAGGGCAACTGGAAAATTCTGACGGAACAAGAGCTGAAAGAGCTGAACAAGTACGTCGGCCTCCCCTATGTGCATGTCCCCGACCCGTTCGGGTGCTGCAAGTCCTGGGCAGAGCACTTCAACAACGTGTGGCTCGACGGCGTCAGGTCCCTTGGAGTGGAAGTAGAGGACTACAGCAATCACGCCCTGTATAACGAGGGCAAGTTCGAGGCTCCGACGAGGACGATCCTCTCGGACATTCCCCTGGCGAGGGAAGTCATCTCAAAATACCAGAAGAACACCCCCGAGGACTACATTCCCTTTAACCCGATATGCGAGAACTGCGGCCGTATCACGGCAAAGGCAGTCTCCGTCGACCTCGATAACTGGACCGTGGACTACGTCTGCGAAAGCAAGTCGCTTGCGGGCGAGTTCGAGGTGCCGGGCTGCGGCCACAAGGGCACTACCTCTCTGAACAACGGCAAGCTGCCGTGGCGGTTTGAATGGCCTTCCCAGTGGCAGATCTTCGACGTCAAGATGGAGCCCTTCGGCAAGGACCACTACGAAGGCTCGTGGCCATCCGGTCAGGAAATATCAAAGGTCATCCTCAAGAGGCAGCCGCCCGTGTATTCAGTATACGAGTTCTTCCTCGTGAACTCGGCCAAGATGTCCACAAGGCACGGCAACGTCTACATTACCCAGGACATGAACAAAATCATGGAGCCCGAGGCCTTCCTGTACTTCTACTCGCTCAACCCCATGAAGCAGAAGAACCTCGAAGTCAAGAACATCAACTTCCTCGTGGACGGCTTCGACCGGTTCGAGCGTTTATACTATAACGAAGTGGAAGCGGCTGACGCCGAGGAAAAGGAACTGGCCGATCGTGTGTACCCCATGCTTCCGATCGAGAAGCGCCGCAAAATCAGGATACCGTACACCTTCGCCGCCATGGTCAGCGTCTCCAAGAACGAGGAGCACATCCTCCGCACCCTGAAGAAGACCGGCCACCTGCCCGCCGACGCCACGAAGGAACAGGAGCAGGACGCCCTCACCCGGGTCAAGCTCGCCGGCTACTGGGCCCGCAACTTCGGCCCCGAGGAGTACAACATCTCCATCAAGGAGGACCTGGAGATTCCGGCCGACATCACCGACGCCGAGAAGGACGCCCTGAGGGAGATGGCCGACTACATCGAGGCAAGGCACACTGAGGAAGAGACCCAGTACGAGATCTTCGAGATGGCCAAGCGCAGGGACATCAAACCCGCCAGGCTCTTCAAGACCGCGTACACACTGCTGCTCGGCAAGCCCAGAGGCCCGAAACTCGGGCCGTTCGTGCTGGCGCTGGATACCGAATTCGTGACGAAGAGGCTCAGGCTCGAGGCCTGA
- a CDS encoding phosphotransferase codes for MQETKKRASARSESPRTSGEIHRWLRRLARENPDIFGRGGQWKIRPVKEQHASSHVTEVYQIDDKRVHVKFFRRTLGPTSTTYEPCREMATEFATLKEYERRGFGSGKYQVARALGSDERLDCALATLYVGGFTLQSLIQDVIHGKRGPAELYMGLELTAGLLRRIHTEMPQSYYIDQCEMFYSYLKALLRLEETGALGGFHRKAMRNMARWYEHQPLFRQRGVTVHGDANPSNFKIKDGIIYAFDVERSRPRRSKCVDLGSIAADLWHQFAYEGGDGNKAEPYVQHFIRAYEPDRKHRNEIQDLLPFYTSQSLYKIASLGFWDGEYRRRLIEEGTRRAEEVPELSK; via the coding sequence GTGCAGGAAACGAAAAAAAGAGCATCCGCCAGATCAGAGTCTCCACGGACATCCGGTGAGATCCACCGGTGGCTGCGTCGCCTGGCCAGGGAAAACCCCGATATCTTCGGCAGAGGCGGGCAGTGGAAGATCAGGCCCGTCAAAGAGCAGCACGCCTCTTCCCACGTCACCGAAGTCTACCAGATCGACGATAAGCGGGTCCACGTCAAGTTCTTCCGCAGAACGCTGGGGCCTACAAGCACGACCTACGAGCCCTGCAGGGAGATGGCGACGGAATTCGCCACCCTCAAGGAATACGAGCGAAGAGGGTTCGGATCCGGCAAGTATCAGGTAGCGAGAGCCCTCGGCAGCGACGAGCGCCTTGACTGCGCGCTTGCCACTTTATACGTGGGAGGCTTCACCCTCCAGTCCCTCATACAGGACGTGATCCACGGCAAGAGGGGCCCCGCCGAACTGTATATGGGGCTAGAGCTGACCGCAGGCCTCCTCAGGCGCATCCACACAGAGATGCCCCAGAGCTACTATATCGACCAGTGCGAGATGTTCTACTCGTACCTGAAAGCCCTCCTCCGCCTCGAAGAAACAGGGGCGCTGGGAGGCTTCCACAGGAAAGCAATGCGCAACATGGCCAGGTGGTACGAGCACCAGCCCCTCTTCAGGCAGAGAGGCGTCACGGTGCACGGAGACGCCAACCCCTCGAACTTCAAGATCAAAGACGGCATCATCTACGCCTTCGACGTAGAGCGCAGCCGGCCCAGGCGCAGCAAATGCGTGGACTTAGGAAGCATAGCGGCGGATCTGTGGCACCAGTTCGCCTACGAGGGCGGGGACGGCAACAAGGCAGAGCCTTACGTGCAGCATTTCATCAGGGCATATGAGCCGGATAGAAAGCATCGAAATGAGATTCAGGATCTCCTGCCATTCTACACATCCCAGTCCCTGTACAAGATCGCTTCGCTGGGGTTCTGGGACGGGGAGTACAGGAGGCGGCTCATAGAAGAGGGAACGAGGCGGGCTGAAGAGGTGCCAGAGTTATCAAAGTAG
- a CDS encoding metallophosphoesterase family protein encodes MKVLALSDLHGKFFRLDAIIKKSDPVDAIVICGDITHGGPEVSAVRTISELKQLCPTVLFVPGNWDTREVVEGLGRYTDAINLDVSPRIIKNTLFMGIGYSNPTGNNTPSEISEEEIANKLETLFREMPAVDRKVLVTHAPPLDTLDMTPKGAMGSKSLRAALDKFDLIICGHIHKARGKVKDGAWLINPGYAAEGQAAIIDLETFDVVWIDSVI; translated from the coding sequence ATGAAGGTACTTGCCCTATCCGACCTGCATGGTAAGTTTTTCAGGCTCGACGCAATTATCAAGAAGAGCGATCCGGTAGACGCCATCGTCATCTGCGGAGACATCACTCACGGAGGCCCGGAGGTGAGCGCGGTTCGTACGATCTCGGAGCTGAAGCAACTCTGCCCGACAGTGCTCTTTGTCCCGGGCAACTGGGATACCCGGGAAGTCGTCGAAGGCCTGGGCAGGTACACTGATGCCATCAACCTGGACGTGTCTCCGAGGATTATCAAGAATACGCTGTTCATGGGCATAGGCTACTCTAACCCGACAGGCAACAATACTCCATCGGAAATATCGGAGGAGGAGATCGCAAACAAGCTCGAGACGCTCTTTAGAGAGATGCCCGCGGTGGACAGAAAAGTTCTCGTGACACACGCGCCTCCGCTGGACACGCTGGACATGACGCCGAAGGGTGCCATGGGCAGCAAGTCTCTCAGGGCAGCGCTGGACAAGTTCGACCTGATCATCTGCGGCCACATACACAAAGCCAGAGGCAAAGTCAAAGACGGTGCCTGGCTGATCAATCCCGGCTACGCGGCCGAAGGGCAGGCAGCCATCATCGATCTTGAAACTTTTGACGTCGTCTGGATCGACTCTGTCATCTAA
- a CDS encoding plasmid pRiA4b ORF-3 family protein — MKEAAEKRTRTYQLYMKLKGTSPPLWRRLKISGDSTLAELHSAIQCLMDWEEEHLHVFRIGRKEYGNKNYDEDVIDEKCAKIEKALKNVSEFTYVYDFRSEQVVKISVEAILPPEDLPYPVCTGGQRPGPGEYEMLWGDEEPPKRKRRPSFDPETANKCIASWAPNPYMLH, encoded by the coding sequence ATGAAAGAGGCTGCGGAAAAGCGAACTAGAACGTACCAGCTATACATGAAACTCAAGGGAACAAGTCCGCCCCTGTGGAGGAGGCTGAAAATCAGCGGAGATTCGACCCTTGCCGAGCTCCATAGCGCCATTCAGTGCCTGATGGACTGGGAGGAAGAGCACCTTCACGTCTTCCGGATCGGCAGGAAAGAATACGGCAATAAGAATTACGACGAGGATGTAATCGACGAGAAGTGCGCCAAAATAGAAAAGGCATTAAAGAATGTCAGCGAGTTTACCTACGTTTACGATTTTCGGTCGGAGCAGGTTGTAAAGATCAGCGTAGAAGCAATCCTGCCTCCGGAAGACCTTCCCTATCCTGTATGTACCGGGGGTCAGCGCCCGGGGCCAGGAGAGTACGAGATGTTATGGGGCGATGAGGAACCCCCGAAACGAAAACGTCGGCCGTCATTTGATCCTGAGACGGCAAATAAGTGTATTGCGAGCTGGGCTCCTAACCCGTATATGTTACACTAA
- a CDS encoding DNA-directed DNA polymerase II small subunit, with amino-acid sequence MSGMEIVNKLASRGFMVEPEALELLKAKSSRDLERLLDGMDASAFMVTVEDVRRILSSEEVIRASVSGSSDRSHGSTVPPSQATPAYRSPAKPRQIQPVASAGEVRVLNDITNNSTCIGDYDEFVGYFRYRYTKLGDMIRSRVSSRPIESLKKGGRRSSSGDGKSEVAVIGMVSDLRQTSGGHRMIELEDPTGSINVLIMKDSDIFESPLILDEVIGVSGQLSGDGGLLIAKSLVYPDVPYTNIPRRSSEPSIAALISDVHVGSDTFLEDDWMKFLDWVNGDCPTDRDADLVSRLKYIIVAGDLVDGIGIYPGQEKELHILDVYDQYRKAAEYFSMIPKHIQIVISPGNHDAVRQAEPQPALSREVQDMFKQGNVTFVGNPSAVEIEGVRVMIYHGRSIDDLVSNLPGASYSRPELAMAELLKRRHLSPIYGGRVMIAPEEKDHFIIDPIPEIIHSGHVHTVGVCRHRGVILANSGTWQGQTEFQKRMNIQPDPARIPLVDLNTGEVSIVGFRE; translated from the coding sequence ATGTCCGGGATGGAGATCGTCAACAAGCTGGCCAGCAGAGGTTTCATGGTAGAGCCGGAAGCCCTGGAACTGCTCAAGGCTAAAAGCAGCCGCGACCTGGAGCGCCTTCTTGACGGGATGGACGCTTCCGCGTTCATGGTCACTGTGGAGGACGTCAGGCGAATCCTGTCCTCAGAAGAGGTGATCAGAGCCTCCGTATCGGGCAGCTCTGACAGATCTCATGGGAGCACTGTTCCGCCATCCCAGGCCACGCCTGCCTACAGGTCTCCGGCAAAGCCCAGGCAGATCCAGCCCGTCGCATCTGCAGGAGAAGTCAGGGTCCTCAACGACATTACTAACAATTCCACCTGTATCGGCGACTACGACGAGTTTGTAGGATATTTCCGCTATCGTTATACAAAGCTGGGCGACATGATCCGCAGCCGGGTCAGCTCCCGCCCCATCGAGAGCCTCAAAAAGGGCGGCCGCCGGTCCAGTAGCGGAGACGGCAAGAGCGAGGTCGCGGTCATAGGCATGGTCAGCGATCTTCGCCAGACGTCGGGAGGCCACCGCATGATCGAGCTGGAGGATCCCACGGGCTCGATCAACGTGCTGATCATGAAGGACAGTGACATCTTCGAGAGCCCGCTCATCCTCGACGAGGTGATCGGAGTGTCCGGCCAGCTGTCCGGCGACGGGGGCCTGCTCATCGCCAAATCCCTCGTCTACCCTGACGTGCCTTACACCAACATCCCCCGCCGCTCATCAGAGCCATCCATAGCAGCGCTGATCTCCGATGTCCACGTGGGCAGCGACACCTTCCTCGAGGACGACTGGATGAAGTTCCTGGACTGGGTGAACGGGGACTGCCCCACCGACAGAGACGCCGACCTTGTGTCCCGGCTCAAGTACATCATAGTGGCCGGCGACCTCGTGGACGGCATCGGCATCTACCCCGGGCAGGAAAAAGAGCTGCACATCCTCGACGTCTACGACCAGTACCGTAAGGCCGCCGAGTACTTCTCCATGATCCCGAAGCACATCCAGATCGTCATTTCTCCAGGAAACCACGACGCCGTCAGGCAGGCCGAGCCCCAGCCAGCCCTTTCCAGGGAAGTGCAGGACATGTTCAAACAGGGCAACGTCACCTTCGTCGGCAACCCGTCTGCAGTGGAAATAGAGGGGGTAAGAGTCATGATCTACCACGGCAGGTCCATCGACGACCTGGTATCCAATTTACCCGGCGCATCGTACTCCCGGCCCGAGCTCGCCATGGCCGAACTCCTCAAACGCCGCCACTTATCGCCCATCTACGGAGGCAGAGTGATGATCGCGCCCGAGGAAAAAGACCACTTCATCATCGACCCCATACCCGAGATCATCCACAGCGGCCACGTCCACACCGTAGGCGTCTGCAGGCACCGCGGCGTCATCCTGGCAAATTCCGGAACATGGCAGGGCCAGACCGAATTCCAGAAGAGAATGAACATCCAGCCCGACCCGGCCCGCATACCCCTCGTCGACCTCAATACCGGCGAGGTTTCGATAGTCGGGTTCCGTGAATAG